Proteins from one Chanodichthys erythropterus isolate Z2021 chromosome 15, ASM2448905v1, whole genome shotgun sequence genomic window:
- the LOC137002049 gene encoding uncharacterized protein isoform X1, with the protein MKKLIFFVIICFGNVLSTSSEASVRGSSDLFRAQMGGNITLNCSMRNGHEVAWYHLRSEELVLLISGEKDVTGRKFLTTYNQDKNRLKMTADKWITRVSLTISGVSESDSGLYFCGTKSDAPEMHFDKPIRLENQYNELPKNVDVTDGVTVTERVLMFSVVGLAVFVFFLATVAAGGIIYHRGQQKGWKEAKRASLMSCKSAKCFI; encoded by the exons atgaaaaaattaattttctttGTTATAATTTGCTTTGGAAATGTGCTAAGCACTTCCAGTG AAGCGTCAGTACGAGGATCTTCTGATCTGTTCAGAGCTCAGATGGGAGGAAACATCACTCTGAACTGCAGCATGAGAAACGGACATGAAGTGGCCTGGTATCATCTCAGATCTGAAGAGCTCGTTCTACTGATTTCTGGAGAGAAGGATGTAACTGGAAGAAAATTTCTGACCACCTACAATCAAGacaaaaatcgtctgaaaatgACTGCAGACAAATGGATCACTAGAGTCTCTCTAACTATTTCTGGAGTATCAGAGTCAGATTCTGGTCTTTATTTCTGTGGAACAAAATCTGACGCTCCAGAGATGCACTTCGACAAACCCATCAGACTGGAGAATCAGTATAACG AACTGCCAAAAAACGTTGACGTCACAG ATGGAGTGACGGTGACGGAGCGTGTGTTGATGTTCAGCGTTGTTGGACTggctgtgtttgtgttttttctgGCTACAGTTGCTGCAGGAGGAATCATTTACCATCGTGGACAGCAGAAAGGATGGAAAGAAGCAAAACGTGCATCTCTGATGAGTTGCAAATCAGCTAAATGCTTTATTTGA
- the LOC137002059 gene encoding uncharacterized protein isoform X1 produces the protein MFCTMRFENHLTTLFLFVFIRFLLTVFLVSVLPGAASLTLHGEKGGNITLECGLSTIEDSSVLLKHGSITAYGLQPDNQYMGRVHKSGLCDLVLQDLKTTDAGRYRLYIYEREHLMSDISLEIHINDTLTGREGEELVFGDLPRDAESVHHQTDTGWTEVWKRGKGVLSDCLTDNDGHLIIRDFRSSDAGEYRVLNKTGGILITLTVKESGTESKGNLNSTNDDSVDTEQQRK, from the exons ATGTTCTGCACAATGAGGTTCGAGAACCATTTAACCAccctgtttttgtttgtttttatcagGTTCCTCTTGACTGTTTTCCTGGTGTCAGTGTTGCCTG gtGCTGCTTCTCTAACTCTGCACGGAGAAAAGGGCGGCAACATTACCCTCGAATGTGGACTGAGCACCATCGAGGACTCATCTGTTCTTCTGAAACATGGGTCCATAACTGCTTATGGTCTTCAACCTGATAATCAATACATGGGCAGGGTTCACAAGAGTGGCCTCTGTGACCTCGTTCTTCAAGACTTGAAGACCACTGATGCTGGAAGATACCGATTATACATCTATGAACGTGAGCATTTAATGTCCGACATCAGCCTTGAAATCCATATCAATG ATACTTTAACAGGACGGGAAGGTGAAGAGCTGGTGTTTGGTGATCTCCCACGTGATGCTGAGAGCGTTCATCATCAGACAGACACAGGCTGGACGGAGGTGTGGAAGAGAGGAAAGGGTGTCCTGAGCGATTGCCTGACAGACAACGATGGTCACCTGATCATCAGAGACTTCAGATCAAGTGATGCTGGAGAATACAGAGTCCTGAACAAAACAGGAGGAATCCTGATAACTCTGACGGTCAAAG AGTCTGGTACAGAGTCGAAGGGAAATCTGAACAGCACAAATGATGACAGTGTTGACACCGAACAACAACGTAAGTAA
- the LOC137037443 gene encoding uncharacterized protein isoform X3, producing the protein MAHQVSYDARKAKKRKRSCSQDKSNLSTLSMIISCVSANCKLVKTQRCLLTFLLLCLPGAAALNLQGQKDGSVTFPCPSTRANVSVRLTYGPKIAYGISQNREYHGRMQKSGNCNLTLQKLRTTDAGRYVLHLYANGVSSSTNSYDVHITYYISGWKGTELTFDELPHEAERVEHYSATGWTEMWKRGRDVNRLTDKNGFLTINNFTSSDAGTYRVLNEEGGILVTVIITEAHLQEISLEEEQITSGSSVTTVCWISALPLLIYLLFGCL; encoded by the exons ATGGCGCACCAAGTCAGTTATGATGCAAGAAAAGCCAAAAAGAGAAAACGTTCCTGCAGTCAGGACAAATCCAACCTCTCAACTCTCTCTATGATCATATCCTGTGTGTCTGCAAACTGCAAACTGGTGAAAACTCAAag GTGCCTCTTGACATTTCTGCTGTTGTGTTTGCCTG gtgcTGCTGCTTTAAATCTGCAAGGACAAAAGGATGGCAGTGTTACCTTTCCATGTCCGAGCACCAGAGCGAATGTATCCGTTCGCCTTACATATGGGCCCAAAATCGCTTATGGCATCAGTCAGAATCGTGAATACCACGGCCGGATGCAGAAGAGTGGAAACTGTAACTTAACTCTACAAAAACTGAGGACCACTGATGCTGGGCGCTACGTTTTGCACCTTTATGCCAATGGTGTTTCCAGTTCCACCAATAGCTACGATGTCCATATCACAT atTATATATCAGGATGGAAAGGCACAGAGCTGACGTTTGATGAACTCCCACACGAGGCTGAGAGAGTTGAGCATTATTCAGCCACAGGCTGGACGGAGATGTGGAAGAGAGGACGAGATGTCAATCGTCTAACCGACAAAAATGGTTTCCTAACCATAAATAACTTCACATCAAGTGACGCTGGAACATACCGAGTCCTGAACGAAGAAGGAGGAATACTTGTGACTGTGATAATCACAG aaGCTCACTTACAGGAAATATCCCTGGAGGAAGAACAAATTACCA GTGGTTCGAGTGTGACTACAGTTTGTTGGATTTCTGCACTACCGCTTCTCATTTATCTCCTCTTTGGTTGCTTGTAG
- the LOC137002049 gene encoding uncharacterized protein isoform X2 gives MGGNITLNCSMRNGHEVAWYHLRSEELVLLISGEKDVTGRKFLTTYNQDKNRLKMTADKWITRVSLTISGVSESDSGLYFCGTKSDAPEMHFDKPIRLENQYNELPKNVDVTDGVTVTERVLMFSVVGLAVFVFFLATVAAGGIIYHRGQQKGWKEAKRASLMSCKSAKCFI, from the exons ATGGGAGGAAACATCACTCTGAACTGCAGCATGAGAAACGGACATGAAGTGGCCTGGTATCATCTCAGATCTGAAGAGCTCGTTCTACTGATTTCTGGAGAGAAGGATGTAACTGGAAGAAAATTTCTGACCACCTACAATCAAGacaaaaatcgtctgaaaatgACTGCAGACAAATGGATCACTAGAGTCTCTCTAACTATTTCTGGAGTATCAGAGTCAGATTCTGGTCTTTATTTCTGTGGAACAAAATCTGACGCTCCAGAGATGCACTTCGACAAACCCATCAGACTGGAGAATCAGTATAACG AACTGCCAAAAAACGTTGACGTCACAG ATGGAGTGACGGTGACGGAGCGTGTGTTGATGTTCAGCGTTGTTGGACTggctgtgtttgtgttttttctgGCTACAGTTGCTGCAGGAGGAATCATTTACCATCGTGGACAGCAGAAAGGATGGAAAGAAGCAAAACGTGCATCTCTGATGAGTTGCAAATCAGCTAAATGCTTTATTTGA
- the LOC137037443 gene encoding uncharacterized protein isoform X1, which translates to MRRIILEGWSRRTEMAHQVSYDARKAKKRKRSCSQDKSNLSTLSMIISCVSANCKLVKTQRCLLTFLLLCLPGAAALNLQGQKDGSVTFPCPSTRANVSVRLTYGPKIAYGISQNREYHGRMQKSGNCNLTLQKLRTTDAGRYVLHLYANGVSSSTNSYDVHITYYISGWKGTELTFDELPHEAERVEHYSATGWTEMWKRGRDVNRLTDKNGFLTINNFTSSDAGTYRVLNEEGGILVTVIITEAHLQEISLEEEQITSGSSVTTVCWISALPLLIYLLFGCL; encoded by the exons atgcgtcggattat ACTGGAGGGTTGGAGCAGAAGAACAGAGATGGCGCACCAAGTCAGTTATGATGCAAGAAAAGCCAAAAAGAGAAAACGTTCCTGCAGTCAGGACAAATCCAACCTCTCAACTCTCTCTATGATCATATCCTGTGTGTCTGCAAACTGCAAACTGGTGAAAACTCAAag GTGCCTCTTGACATTTCTGCTGTTGTGTTTGCCTG gtgcTGCTGCTTTAAATCTGCAAGGACAAAAGGATGGCAGTGTTACCTTTCCATGTCCGAGCACCAGAGCGAATGTATCCGTTCGCCTTACATATGGGCCCAAAATCGCTTATGGCATCAGTCAGAATCGTGAATACCACGGCCGGATGCAGAAGAGTGGAAACTGTAACTTAACTCTACAAAAACTGAGGACCACTGATGCTGGGCGCTACGTTTTGCACCTTTATGCCAATGGTGTTTCCAGTTCCACCAATAGCTACGATGTCCATATCACAT atTATATATCAGGATGGAAAGGCACAGAGCTGACGTTTGATGAACTCCCACACGAGGCTGAGAGAGTTGAGCATTATTCAGCCACAGGCTGGACGGAGATGTGGAAGAGAGGACGAGATGTCAATCGTCTAACCGACAAAAATGGTTTCCTAACCATAAATAACTTCACATCAAGTGACGCTGGAACATACCGAGTCCTGAACGAAGAAGGAGGAATACTTGTGACTGTGATAATCACAG aaGCTCACTTACAGGAAATATCCCTGGAGGAAGAACAAATTACCA GTGGTTCGAGTGTGACTACAGTTTGTTGGATTTCTGCACTACCGCTTCTCATTTATCTCCTCTTTGGTTGCTTGTAG
- the LOC137037443 gene encoding uncharacterized protein isoform X2, with amino-acid sequence MTWGLEGWSRRTEMAHQVSYDARKAKKRKRSCSQDKSNLSTLSMIISCVSANCKLVKTQRCLLTFLLLCLPGAAALNLQGQKDGSVTFPCPSTRANVSVRLTYGPKIAYGISQNREYHGRMQKSGNCNLTLQKLRTTDAGRYVLHLYANGVSSSTNSYDVHITYYISGWKGTELTFDELPHEAERVEHYSATGWTEMWKRGRDVNRLTDKNGFLTINNFTSSDAGTYRVLNEEGGILVTVIITEAHLQEISLEEEQITSGSSVTTVCWISALPLLIYLLFGCL; translated from the exons atgacatgggg ACTGGAGGGTTGGAGCAGAAGAACAGAGATGGCGCACCAAGTCAGTTATGATGCAAGAAAAGCCAAAAAGAGAAAACGTTCCTGCAGTCAGGACAAATCCAACCTCTCAACTCTCTCTATGATCATATCCTGTGTGTCTGCAAACTGCAAACTGGTGAAAACTCAAag GTGCCTCTTGACATTTCTGCTGTTGTGTTTGCCTG gtgcTGCTGCTTTAAATCTGCAAGGACAAAAGGATGGCAGTGTTACCTTTCCATGTCCGAGCACCAGAGCGAATGTATCCGTTCGCCTTACATATGGGCCCAAAATCGCTTATGGCATCAGTCAGAATCGTGAATACCACGGCCGGATGCAGAAGAGTGGAAACTGTAACTTAACTCTACAAAAACTGAGGACCACTGATGCTGGGCGCTACGTTTTGCACCTTTATGCCAATGGTGTTTCCAGTTCCACCAATAGCTACGATGTCCATATCACAT atTATATATCAGGATGGAAAGGCACAGAGCTGACGTTTGATGAACTCCCACACGAGGCTGAGAGAGTTGAGCATTATTCAGCCACAGGCTGGACGGAGATGTGGAAGAGAGGACGAGATGTCAATCGTCTAACCGACAAAAATGGTTTCCTAACCATAAATAACTTCACATCAAGTGACGCTGGAACATACCGAGTCCTGAACGAAGAAGGAGGAATACTTGTGACTGTGATAATCACAG aaGCTCACTTACAGGAAATATCCCTGGAGGAAGAACAAATTACCA GTGGTTCGAGTGTGACTACAGTTTGTTGGATTTCTGCACTACCGCTTCTCATTTATCTCCTCTTTGGTTGCTTGTAG
- the LOC137002059 gene encoding uncharacterized protein isoform X2 yields the protein MMPTRVRLRFLLTVFLVSVLPGAASLTLHGEKGGNITLECGLSTIEDSSVLLKHGSITAYGLQPDNQYMGRVHKSGLCDLVLQDLKTTDAGRYRLYIYEREHLMSDISLEIHINDTLTGREGEELVFGDLPRDAESVHHQTDTGWTEVWKRGKGVLSDCLTDNDGHLIIRDFRSSDAGEYRVLNKTGGILITLTVKESGTESKGNLNSTNDDSVDTEQQRK from the exons ATGATGCCGACCAGAGTTCGTCTCCG GTTCCTCTTGACTGTTTTCCTGGTGTCAGTGTTGCCTG gtGCTGCTTCTCTAACTCTGCACGGAGAAAAGGGCGGCAACATTACCCTCGAATGTGGACTGAGCACCATCGAGGACTCATCTGTTCTTCTGAAACATGGGTCCATAACTGCTTATGGTCTTCAACCTGATAATCAATACATGGGCAGGGTTCACAAGAGTGGCCTCTGTGACCTCGTTCTTCAAGACTTGAAGACCACTGATGCTGGAAGATACCGATTATACATCTATGAACGTGAGCATTTAATGTCCGACATCAGCCTTGAAATCCATATCAATG ATACTTTAACAGGACGGGAAGGTGAAGAGCTGGTGTTTGGTGATCTCCCACGTGATGCTGAGAGCGTTCATCATCAGACAGACACAGGCTGGACGGAGGTGTGGAAGAGAGGAAAGGGTGTCCTGAGCGATTGCCTGACAGACAACGATGGTCACCTGATCATCAGAGACTTCAGATCAAGTGATGCTGGAGAATACAGAGTCCTGAACAAAACAGGAGGAATCCTGATAACTCTGACGGTCAAAG AGTCTGGTACAGAGTCGAAGGGAAATCTGAACAGCACAAATGATGACAGTGTTGACACCGAACAACAACGTAAGTAA